In the genome of Phycodurus eques isolate BA_2022a chromosome 22, UOR_Pequ_1.1, whole genome shotgun sequence, the window CCTCGCTGAGCGTGTACAGAGCTTTGCCCGTCACGCGGTCCACCGGGCCCCGGGCGATCTGCTGCGTGAGGGCGCTCGCCAGCAGGAACAAGTGCTGGCCCACGCTCTCCTGTAGGCGAGACACCGATCGTCAAAGTGCGCCGCTCGGACAAAAACAACCGACTCCGGTGACGACCGGCGCGATCTCGAGTCCGTCGTCTACTCCGACGTTAACTCCTCGCTTCTGTTCGGCGGAGGGACCCGCGCAAACCGTTACGCTTACGTGGAAACTGCGGCTACGCGATAAACAAGGTCTCTCCAACCGAACCCGCGCGAGCGCCGCGCACCTTCAAGAAGCCGTAGAGGCAGATGGACATCCAGTTGGTGAGGAGCTTCTCCACTACGGACTCCGTCCGCCGCAGCAGCATTTTGGCTTGAGCCGTGCTGTTTTTCCGCATCAAATCCTTCAGCAGCTCCTCCGTCGTCTCCGTCAGATACGACAAGTCGCCGTGGAGCGCCACGGTCAGCAGAGACGCCATCGCGCACCTGGGGGAAGGACGAGGTCACGGTCGGAACTCCGGACCCGGCCGAAGGAGAGCTCGCGCCTACTTGTCTTTGACGGTGAAACTCTTCTGCTCCTCCGCCGCGTGCACCGCGCACGTAAGGAAGCGCCGGTCCCGGATCAGCTCGGACAAGGCCGGGACGCTCTCTTTCGGACGACCCCGCGCCTCCGCCGTACACGACGCCGTCAAAGCTTCGTTCTGCAAAGTCGGACGTTTCGCATTACGCGTGCGCGTTCCTGTGCGTCGTCCGCTTCCGTTTACCTCGGGGAAAAATATCCTGCAGGCGAAGTCCTTGTAGTCTAGGAACGGAATCGGGCCCACCTTTTCCAACAGGTTCGCCTTTTCCGTCTGCATGTCCACAAAACCTGCCGGAGAATTGGAATGGGATTGTTTTCGCAAAACGCTCCTCGCGTGTATTCCCGCGTACGTCGAGGCGGGTAGGCGTTAGCGACGGCTACCCTTCAAAACGGCCGCTTTTACTCCGCTGCCTCTGACGCGGTCCgataaactgaaaaataaagtatCCACCCTCACGATTCGGTTCGACGCACCTTGTCTGATGTCGTTCCTGATGTCCAGCTCCAGGTTTTCCATGCGCTTATTCATCTTCACCGTCAGCTGCTTTTGTTGGCGACGGTAAATCAGCGCCACCGCTTCGACGTGTCcgaataaaacacacacaaaaaagcccaCCTCGTTCAATATTCCCACATTACTCACTCGTGAAAACTGAGCTTCGCGGCGACCGACCGACGACGATGCAGGGGATCGCCAAAACGACCAGCCACATCAGAGCGAACGGGTGAGACGTATTCCGCAGCGTGACCGTCTTATCGCCGTAGAAAacctgagggggggggggggggggggggggggggaaaccgtACCGGTCAGGTGACGTTCCGCGGTAAACGCGCCCGCTTTTACGCCTTCCGCGTTTACCTTTAACTGACGAAAATTGACATCGGGCGCGCTTCGGATTTTGCAGACGAAGAAGTCGGCGCTGTCGCCCGCGTCTTTGGCCTCCGTGACGCAGGGGTACTCCTCGCCCCCGTAGACGCCCGACGCCGACACCTCTTTTACGGTCATCTCCAGGCGATCCGCGCTTTTCTGCAATACGATAAGCGGCCGAATGCCGGACGTTCCAAAATCCGCGTGTCCGAAAACAACCCGCACCTGTACGGCGACGCGGACGTCGTCCCCTCTCCTCGTGGCGGTGAAGCCGGTGAACTGAGGATCGGGATGGTAGGCGATGGACTGCCAGCAGGCCAGCGTTTCGTTGGCCACTTTCAGATAAATGTCGCTGCTGAAAACACTGCGAGTACTCGCGGCTGCGGGCGTCTGGTAAGTCAGATTCTGTGAGCCCGACAAAAACACATTCGCATTTCCACAACTCCAGATGACCCATAATCACTTTCTCGTGTTGCCTTAAAAGCCGTATTGTGACAATACTGACGCAGACGACCAAAAACGGCGTGGCGTCTGACAAAAGTGTCGTTCCGACACGGCGATTTCCGGCAACGACGACGGGATCGATGACCGCGTCGCGATCCCGTTCGTCGCGACTAACGCGGCAAAGCGTGCGTGAATGTGCGCTCACTCGGAAACTTCTGTCGGCGGGGAGGCTGACTTCCTGTAGGGCGTGACCGTGCGAGACGCCGTCCACCGCGTCCAGGTTGGACCCCGCCAGCGTGATCGTCCTCTTGCCGCTGTACGGCACACAACGGCCTCGAGTCAATAGTCGCGCTACGtttcaaagaaacaaaagagaTGACGTAGCTTCGGGAACTCCGCGCGACCGTCGCCACTTTCGTTTCCGTCAAAGACGCGACGGTCGCGCGGGGTCTGCGACACCCGTACGGCGCGACTGTACAGTACGTCAATGTGCAGTACGTCGTTTCCGTCGACGGGGCCGCGCGCCTCAAAAGGGCCCCTTTCGGATGTGGCCTCTGAAAAAAGGAAGGAGTTGGATGGTGAAAGACATCGCTTTTGAGAAGCGGGTGACTTATCCCACCGCATGCTTGTTACTTGCATAAGAATCTTGCCATTTTCTGATGCCCCGTCCCGTCCCGACGACATGTTGGACATTTCGAACCGTTATTTCAGTGTAACGAAATTATACTGTGTGATTTTAGCTCTTCCAAATATCTCCATTTTTGGAGTGAAAAAAAGTGATTGTTGTCATCATTTAGAATCATCATGGAGGACTTTTCACAACTGCTGTCAGTTAGCTGGACTATTTTGtcagaaaaatcaaaacaactCTCTGCTCCACTAGACagcatttgacctctctcaacatattcacatcttagacctgctCATCTCTAAGGATGGTGAAATGATACTACGTCTGAAGACACCCTGGAAAAACTCAGTGACCATGTCACAATTTCATACAGTCGACCAAAACAATGGAGAGAAAACAAACCGTCAACGAGCTGTCTCGACTCAATACCGTCTGACTTTTTCAAGGGCTATTGCCGAGTCTGTGCTCGCTGATTTGCGGCAAATAATCAATCGCTcgcttcagtcaggcgagtgtcctaaagctcttaaagtagccgCCGTTAAGCCTCCGCTAAACAAATACAACGCCGGACGCTTCCGCGTTAGCGAGCTATAGACCCGTCTCAAGTCTCCCTTATTTTTAATCGACTCGGCCATTTCTTCCACTCCAACGGACcttttaaatgatataaggttgaacgctgactcgggaaaggtgtccaTCCTGGTCTCGTTGGACCTCGGTACGGCTTTTGATCCGGTAGATCGTGATATATCGGATGGCAATCATCGGATGGCGATGACCTACGGGTCAGTACTTGAAACCCTCCTGTTCACCCTCtgtatgctacccttgggtcaaactCTTCACAACTTTCATtttagctatgcagatgacacgcagttatatctagcagtgtctccagatgccTACGGTTcgattgaggtgttgtgtcgcAGTCTAAATCGGATAAATAACCGGATTGGaccaaatgttcttcaattaaaccgcAACACAACTGAGATCATTCTTTTCGGCAATAACCTCGAAACCTCGGTGTTCTGATAAGATTCTGACGTGACTTTCGGCGGTCGATTCCTAAAACGTATCCGGAGTGAAGGCTCGCGTGCGTCGAGCAGACCGGGAGAAGCTCATCCGTGCTATTGTCATGGtcctccctaaaaagagcatgaaACAGCCGCGGCTCATTCGGAATGCTCCGGCTCGGCGCGGATTACTCCCATCCTAAAGTCTTTACGCCGGCTTCCGGTCAGCGTTGCAatagatttcatttttttctgctccCGGTCTAGAAATCGCTAACAAGCTCCGAGATCGACAcgctcgggtcaaatagtggagcgcgGGCGTGCGATAGCGTAGGGTCGGGATTCTGACACGACGGATGAAAAACAATCGCGTGAGGGTCGAAAGGGACCGGTACCTGCTCCAGGTGCTGCTCGGCGTCACGGCGGCGCAGGACGGCGCCGACGTGTACGCGATCGCGGCGTCGCCGTGGCAGCCGCCGTCCGGGAGGACGGCGCACGCGCGGACCGTTCCTTTGCCTCGGATGGCGGGAATGTGGAACTCCAGGCTTACGCCGGTGTTGTTCCACACGGGAGACCTGAGACACGGGGTCGCGACGTTATCGCTTTTTACCCACGCCGTAAATACCGTGCCGCGCTCCGCCCGAACGGCGTGCCGGCGACGTACCCGCGGCTCCTCCGTACTCACTCTCTCGGCGCGCAGTCCTCGTCGATCTGGATCCTCACTCCGGTCACGTGACCCAGGTTCGAGCCCAACAAAACGGCGCGGTTGTGACCGTAGAAAGACACCGCGCCGGGACTGATGGAGTAGATCTCCGGCTTCTGAGCGGAAATGTACGGATCGTTACGTTTCGCTCGCGCCTTCCGCCGGACACTCGTATCGGAAGCCGACTTCGGACGGCCCCGACTCACCGAAACGTTCGTCGgccgcgtcgtcgtcgtctcgCAGACCCCGTCCTGTCGGAAGACCCGCAAAGAGGGTGTTCGCCGTGCGGATACGGGTATATCGTGCCGATATCACTGAACGAGCGACGGTTCGGTATTTACATTCGTCGCTCCCGCGGTGGCCCAGGAACAGCCGTCTTCGCTCCAGCCGCATCCCGTCTCGACGCATCTCCGGCACCTGAGTAGAAAACGCGCGTCGGAGGTTGAGCCCTTGCGAGGCCCCGCGGTCCGTTTTGGCGTAACGTCTCCCTCCGTCGGCGTTACGGGACTCACAGAGCGGCGGTAGGCGAGCCCCTGATGTCGGAGCACGTCGTCAGCTTTATTCTTTCCGTAAAAACCGTCGGCCCCAGTCGGACTTTGACCGCCGCGCTCGTTCCTGTGCGTCGCCGGGAGGTGATTGATACCCGGGTTACTACGCCGGTCCCGCGTCAGGTGGCGCGTTTCCGTTAAAACGGCGTCGGTCCGCTAACCTTCGGCTGAAAGCGTGCCGTTTAACAGGACGCAAGTGCATTGCGGGAACGTCGGGAAAGGGCCTTCCCTGCTGCAGAGCTCGCCGGAACGTCTGGAGAACTGACAGGCGAAGGTGTCCCTCGCGTTCTGATCCGCGCTCACGTGCGTGCGGACGTCCAACCTGATCTGAAGCAGACCGGGGTGCCTGGGGTCAAGTAGGCCAACGGACCGCGGGCCCGTTTtaccgccgcggtgcggccggCCTCCGGTGGAATAAATGCGGTATAAAATAAAAGCGTGACCTCCGTTCTTTCTTGTATGTCATTATTTAAGATCTAATCTCTCCATTATGTCGTAAACGCTCCTCCgctgggaaaatatatcattaaGATGCGTTATAAAAtaaagtccattttttttaacctgcgtACGTCTGCCGATACGCCCGATTTCCAAAAATCCTCCAAAATGAATCCCTTACTTATTCCGCGACCGAACCCGCTAAAGCGCTTTCGGTCAAATATCCCGTAGCGTTTCCAATGAAGCCTCCTGCCGTCGCTCGCTCGACTGCATCGATCCCGCCGGAGGCTGGCCCGAGCGCACGATTGCGCCGCACGGTACCTGACCGCTGTTGTGTCTTTGGACGGTGTAGGAAATCCTCTTTTTCTGGTAATCGTCGGGAAAGGAAAACCAGTGGGAGTTTTGGCATTCGTCCTTGAATGTGCAACTGGGGTGAGAAAATACCGTCGTCGTCATCGTGTCCGGCGGACCGAGACGTCAGAGGATGCGGGCGCGTCCCACCTCTTTTTGGAGTGACACCACACGCAGCTCGGATCCTGCGCCGACCAGCAGTCTTCCCGCGTTCGGCGCGTCCGGCACGTGGACGCGGGCACGCGCAGCACCTGCGgtacgacgacgacgacgagcgaGATGATCGTTTGACACGTGGCGGTTTGTCGGGACGCCGCCGACCGGACACCGACCTGGTCGTCGAAGGCCGCGTACACGTGTTTCCCATCCGCTCGGTCCAGACGCATGCCGGGAAACGCTTTGCGGTCGTCGGCGCTCCGGTAAAGCACTGTGGGACACGTGCCGCGATGGTTTTGGTCCACGCTGAGCTGAAAACGACAAGCACGCCTTTATGACCGCCTCTGAGGTTTCGCGCGGCTTCTCCGGTCGGACTGAAATGGCCCGACGTGGATCTAATCTCTGACGTGACGTCAGGCGCGTGTGGCCCGTTTGCGGGGTCGCGTTTCCTGCCGTTGAGGTCGAACCACGGGCCGTCACGTGATCCGCTGCTGTCTCGAAACAAAACGCGCGGCGGAACAAAGCGCTTTGCCTCAGACTTCGTCGAGCCTGCACGAACTTCCTGCCCGCTTCGCTTCCTCACTTCATATGAGGCAATCTTGCAAGTGTGACGACGCTCCTTTAACTTTCACGCGAAACACCGTCACGTTGGATGAAATCTTCGTTACACGTGACCTCTGTGAAATATCAacccttttttattattattttttttttttatttgtcatgaGCGGAGGTATACTTTACCTCACTATTAATACATACAATACGTCAATAAGTACAGTGGATCTCAAAATGGAGCATTGCGATCGGCGGCCACTTGTAAGAGGACGTGCGCAATCTACATTTGATTTCCCCCCCAATTTAAAGGCGTCAAAGTTTCGCCAATCATTTATCTCGCTGTCACGTTTTTGATATCGGCAAAACCTGCCACTTGAACggggggtgtgtcgacttttgaCATCCGCTCACCTTTATGAGCTGGCCGTCTTCTGTCCCGACGAAGAACACCATCCAGGTCCCATGCGTCGTGGCCGCGACAGACGTCATGGCGCTGCGCCTGTAGAGCACCTTGAGCGGCTGCAGCTCCTTcgcctgcaaaaaaaacaaaaaaaaaaaacacacaaaatccgTCAGCGCGCTCGTTGCGCCGGGCCAAGTCCGAGCGTAGGAACCGACCGCCCCGTCTCGGCGGCCGCAGGTCACGGCGCTGCAGAAGTCCGGGTCTTTATCCGCCGGGATCTCGGGATCGGGGGTGACGTCGAACAGGAGCAGCTGGGTGGCGCTCGGGTCTCCGTCCGCGCCGAACACGCCCGCCCACAGCGTGGAAGCCGGTCCGGCCGAGACCACCGACGAGGCCGCCAGTCTGCCGCCCTTCTGTCCGGGGACGAGCAGAGAGGCTCCGCGCAGCGATTTCAAGGTGTCCGCCTTCTTGGTTTTGGCTCGGAGCCATATGAGGCGAACCCGACCGCCGCCGGCCTCCGAAGGCAGCACGTTGGCGAGCAGATAAATGGCGGAGCCCAGCTGAAAGGCGTCCACGAAGTCCACGTCGCCTCTGCTTTTGAAGAGCGGGTTGGAGCTGTCGCCGGAGAAGGAGAAGATGCCTCCGTCGTGCCGGTTGTCGGTGTCGTGGAGGTACACGGCCTCGGTGGACGAGGCGCACACGCCGCGCGAGCTCTCGCCTTTGCGCTGCCGGACGGCGGTCAGGATGTAGAAGTCCCGCTCGACGCCGTCGACGGCCACCAGGACGGCCGCGGACGCGCCGGAGCGCCCGGGGGGCCCCACCAGGATGCGCTCCCTGTGGAGCACCGCGGACACGTCGGCCAGAGCGCGCAGCTCGCAGTAGCCGCACTCGTCGTCGGTCACGCCGCAGCTGACCAGAGTCCCGTTCTCCGCGAAGGCCAGCAGCACGTTGACGCCGAACGTGGCGTTGCCCGGATCTTCCTCCGCGACTCTGGAAAACTGCGCCGCGTCGCCCGCCCCAGTCAGGACGCCCCTCTGGTTGACCGCGCGCACCACGCTCAGGTCGCGCCTCAGCTGGTACAGCTTCTCCTCCGTGGCCACGTAGACTCCGTCGAGAGCGGTGACCAAGTGGCGGACGGCCCCGTCCGCGGTGAAGCTTCCGCCCGTCGCCTCCAGGCACCGGCAGCCTTCCGCCCAGAGGAGGCACAAGACGGACGCCCACAGCCGCGGGGGCAGCATCTTCTCGGCCGCGGTGTCGAGCCGGACGCCTCGGGTGGCTCTGGAGGAAAAGCGCGTAAAAAGCGCACAGACCGAGTGGGAGGGACGCGCCGGGCGGCGAACGTCGCAGATCCGCCCGTTTATCTCCGAGAGCGAGGAAGCAAATCGGGCACAATGACGGCGAGACGCGGCCGAAACACGCCGCGCCGCGCCCGGGCGCAAAAAGTAGGTTCGGCCGAAAGGGAGGAACCGTGCGAAATGGAAGCACGAAAAGGTAGAATGATTCGAAGGAAGAAAGACGGGGAAACAAAAGACGTCGGGAAGATCCAAAAACAAACCCAACCAAAAACAACCATTGAAGCAGGTCTGAGGTCGAAGGGAGGAAAGAATGAAGGAAGTAGAGATGGCAAAATGAGAACAGAAGACAAGAAAATAGGGCTGTGCCGGGCGGCCAAAAAATGCTAATGTGCGCAAATATTGTCTGCAACTAATACATATTGGCTGAAAATACCCGGTAGAAAAAGATTAAGCGCACACTGCTGTCACCTTGTGGCGGAAAACCGCATTGCACCAACATCCCGTCCACGGAACGTTGATCGCATCGTCATTCAAGTCAACTACGGTCACGTGTTCACACTTTAATACGTCACTGCTTCACCGTGTCCCGCCGGCGAccgcttttcttttttggttttgttttgtttttgtttttttacagtcaaACGACGCATTTGCAGAGCGACCAAAACAGTTGTTATGAAACAACACCACCGCCActccaaaaaaaagacaaaaaatgatAATCATACAATCGTGCATAAATTAACCCAAATATGGATATTTAGTGAACTGGTGGGTTTCCCCTGTGTCGCCAACGGCTTCCGCTAGAGGTCGCTGCCCGCACTGTTTCGGCGCAGGGGCACTCGGAGCGCCTCGCCGTCTTATATTACCGCCGGCCGCCCGCACGCCAGCTTCAATTCGCAGCGGCGAGCGAGCTGCTGTCCGTCGTCCCTCCGCCCGTCCGGTGCGCATCCAGCCGGAGGGACGGACGCAACTTTCGTTGGGTGTCCTTCATCTCCTCCCCTGCTCATCCGGAGATCGTCACCGGTGAGTCCCCGGCTCGCTCGGGCTTTCGCGTCGCTCTCGGCGCTTCATCGCCTTCATCCGGCGGTGTCAGTTCGCCGGAAAGAATTGGCTTCCGCGCAGGTCCGCTTCTGCTTTTAAGGACACCAAAACAACCCTCGGACTCCCGACTTCCAACGGACCCCGCAGTCTCTCAAGAGTCTGCAGGTCTGCGTTAAACGTCCCGTTTCCGCGCGGATCTCCGCGGACTccttgcctcctcctcctcctcctcctcctcctcatcatctccTTCCCTCGCCGTTACATAAAAGCGCGCGCATCTCGGCGGAATTCGGGCTCACCCGGCGCTTTTCTGGCCGAACCCGAGCCTGCGGTCGGCTGCGCGTCTTTCTATAGCACGCGCTGCAGctggggtctcctccccgtGGTTTGGAAGTGCGCACTCTGTAATCTCCTCCGACCTCAGCACCACCCCGattcccgaaaaaaaaaaaaaagacaaacgcgGGCAACAACCGAAACGAAACCATCGAGTCACTTTGACGGGTAAAAAGCAGCGCACTAATTTAAGGCTCCTATTTCGGTAACGTGACCTCTCATCTCATCcgtattcatttcaaagggttGGAGCGCAGGACAATGTATATTTTGGCTGACCGTCCAATTGCGACCTGCACTTTTTGTCTGGCCTTAACTTCTACAAATAGAAGTGCGCACTAACTTTGGAATCCATCAAAATGTCGGGCGTCTACTTGGCGTCTGACAACGGGGCTGTTTCACGTTGTGAGTGTTTTCCTCCTATTTTCTGGATCGGAACCGGACAAATGCTAATGAAAAGCAGCTCTCGCAGTTTATTATCGTCTCGTTGTTCGCCCGGCAGCCGACGGGTGAACCGACTCTTGATTTTATGTCGGCAGAAAAACACGTGGTGAGATAAACTTTAAGGGGACTCTCAATCAACTTCTTCGGAAAACATTCGCTCATCCTTCC includes:
- the plxnc1 gene encoding plexin-C1 isoform X6; its protein translation is MLPPRLWASVLCLLWAEGCRCLEATGGSFTADGAVRHLVTALDGVYVATEEKLYQLRRDLSVVRAVNQRGVLTGAGDAAQFSRVAEEDPGNATFGVNVLLAFAENGTLVSCGVTDDECGYCELRALADVSAVLHRERILVGPPGRSGASAAVLVAVDGVERDFYILTAVRQRKGESSRGVCASSTEAVYLHDTDNRHDGGIFSFSGDSSNPLFKSRGDVDFVDAFQLGSAIYLLANVLPSEAGGGRVRLIWLRAKTKKADTLKSLRGASLLVPGQKGGRLAASSVVSAGPASTLWAGVFGADGDPSATQLLLFDVTPDPEIPADKDPDFCSAVTCGRRDGAAKELQPLKVLYRRSAMTSVAATTHGTWMVFFVGTEDGQLIKLSVDQNHRGTCPTVLYRSADDRKAFPGMRLDRADGKHVYAAFDDQVLRVPASTCRTRRTREDCWSAQDPSCVWCHSKKSCTFKDECQNSHWFSFPDDYQKKRISYTVQRHNSGQIRLDVRTHVSADQNARDTFACQFSRRSGELCSREGPFPTFPQCTCVLLNGTLSAEGTSAAVKVRLGPTVFTERIKLTTCSDIRGSPTAALCRRCVETGCGWSEDGCSWATAGATNDGVCETTTTRPTNVSKPEIYSISPGAVSFYGHNRAVLLGSNLGHVTGVRIQIDEDCAPRDGKRTITLAGSNLDAVDGVSHGHALQEVSLPADRSFRNLTYQTPAAASTRSVFSSDIYLKVANETLACWQSIAYHPDPQFTGFTATRRGDDVRVAVQKSADRLEMTVKEVSASGVYGGEEYPCVTEAKDAGDSADFFVCKIRSAPDVNFRQLKVFYGDKTVTLRNTSHPFALMWLVVLAIPCIVVAVALIYRRQQKQLTVKMNKRMENLELDIRNDIRQGFVDMQTEKANLLEKVGPIPFLDYKDFACRIFFPEVNGSGRRTGTRTRNAKRPTLQNEALTASCTAEARGRPKESVPALSELIRDRRFLTCAVHAAEEQKSFTVKDKCAMASLLTVALHGDLSYLTETTEELLKDLMRKNSTAQAKMLLRRTESVVEKLLTNWMSICLYGFLKESVGQHLFLLASALTQQIARGPVDRVTGKALYTLSEDWLLWQAQDFTSLRLKALFAAGGGGEVSEPLEAVALTCDTVEQAKEKILRTFEAKFGFPYNRPPMSVSIELERDGAFVALEEVDASSEAVGEVTMLNTLEHYKVPDGATIKVLSRKDPSASWKGEPTGGTSPDSARSQTAAARDGLGSHIYNGDTSGKYFHLIDPDVDENRGKNPERKKLKLKEVHLTKLLSTKVAVHSFVENLFGSVWGPSNRRAPLAVKYFFDFLDRQADEMKISDPDVLHIWKTNSFPLRFWVNILKNPQFVFDLDKSAHLDGCLSVTAQAFMDSFSLSDTQLGKHAPTNKLLYAKDVPKYKEEAKDYFRRIREQQPISRSDFYKFLDEESKKHQNDFNEAAALEELGRMIRRYVPQICEKLEQTGAPAQLREQLRRVQETSDGARKSRGAAADAF
- the plxnc1 gene encoding plexin-C1 isoform X3, with the protein product MLPPRLWASVLCLLWAEGCRCLEATGGSFTADGAVRHLVTALDGVYVATEEKLYQLRRDLSVVRAVNQRGVLTGAGDAAQFSRVAEEDPGNATFGVNVLLAFAENGTLVSCGVTDDECGYCELRALADVSAVLHRERILVGPPGRSGASAAVLVAVDGVERDFYILTAVRQRKGESSRGVCASSTEAVYLHDTDNRHDGGIFSFSGDSSNPLFKSRGDVDFVDAFQLGSAIYLLANVLPSEAGGGRVRLIWLRAKTKKADTLKSLRGASLLVPGQKGGRLAASSVVSAGPASTLWAGVFGADGDPSATQLLLFDVTPDPEIPADKDPDFCSAVTCGRRDGAAKELQPLKVLYRRSAMTSVAATTHGTWMVFFVGTEDGQLIKLSVDQNHRGTCPTVLYRSADDRKAFPGMRLDRADGKHVYAAFDDQVLRVPASTCRTRRTREDCWSAQDPSCVWCHSKKSCTFKDECQNSHWFSFPDDYQKKRISYTVQRHNSGQIRLDVRTHVSADQNARDTFACQFSRRSGELCSREGPFPTFPQCTCVLLNGTLSAEGTSAAVKVRLGPTVFTERIKLTTCSDIRGSPTAALCRRCVETGCGWSEDGCSWATAGATNDGVCETTTTRPTNVSKPEIYSISPGAVSFYGHNRAVLLGSNLGHVTGVRIQIDEDCAPRESPVWNNTGVSLEFHIPAIRGKGTVRACAVLPDGGCHGDAAIAYTSAPSCAAVTPSSTWSSGKRTITLAGSNLDAVDGVSHGHALQEVSLPADRSFRNLTYQTPAAASTRSVFSSDIYLKVANETLACWQSIAYHPDPQFTGFTATRRGDDVRVAVQKSADRLEMTVKEVSASGVYGGEEYPCVTEAKDAGDSADFFVCKIRSAPDVNFRQLKVFYGDKTVTLRNTSHPFALMWLVVLAIPCIVVAVALIYRRQQKQLTVKMNKRMENLELDIRNDIRQGFVDMQTEKANLLEKVGPIPFLDYKDFACRIFFPENEALTASCTAEARGRPKESVPALSELIRDRRFLTCAVHAAEEQKSFTVKDKCAMASLLTVALHGDLSYLTETTEELLKDLMRKNSTAQAKMLLRRTESVVEKLLTNWMSICLYGFLKESVGQHLFLLASALTQQIARGPVDRVTGKALYTLSEDWLLWQAQDFTSLRLKALFAAGGGGEVSEPLEAVALTCDTVEQAKEKILRTFEAKFGFPYNRPPMSVSIELERDGAFVALEEVDASSEAVGEVTMLNTLEHYKVPDGATIKVLSRKDPSASWKGEPTGGTSPDSARSQTAAARDGLGSHIYNGDTSGKYFHLIDPDVDENRGKNPERKKLKLKEVHLTKLLSTKVAVHSFVENLFGSVWGPSNRRAPLAVKYFFDFLDRQADEMKISDPDVLHIWKTNSFPLRFWVNILKNPQFVFDLDKSAHLDGCLSVTAQAFMDSFSLSDTQLGKHAPTNKLLYAKDVPKYKEEAKDYFRRIREQQPISRSDFYKFLDEESKKHQNDFNEAAALEELGRMIRRYVPQICEKLEQTGAPAQLREQLRRVQETSDGARKSRGAAADAF
- the plxnc1 gene encoding plexin-C1 isoform X4, whose protein sequence is MLPPRLWASVLCLLWAEGCRCLEATGGSFTADGAVRHLVTALDGVYVATEEKLYQLRRDLSVVRAVNQRGVLTGAGDAAQFSRVAEEDPGNATFGVNVLLAFAENGTLVSCGVTDDECGYCELRALADVSAVLHRERILVGPPGRSGASAAVLVAVDGVERDFYILTAVRQRKGESSRGVCASSTEAVYLHDTDNRHDGGIFSFSGDSSNPLFKSRGDVDFVDAFQLGSAIYLLANVLPSEAGGGRVRLIWLRAKTKKADTLKSLRGASLLVPGQKGGRLAASSVVSAGPASTLWAGVFGADGDPSATQLLLFDVTPDPEIPADKDPDFCSAVTCGRRDGAAKELQPLKVLYRRSAMTSVAATTHGTWMVFFVGTEDGQLIKLSVDQNHRGTCPTVLYRSADDRKAFPGMRLDRADGKHVYAAFDDQVLRVPASTCRTRRTREDCWSAQDPSCVWCHSKKSCTFKDECQNSHWFSFPDDYQKKRISYTVQRHNSGQIRLDVRTHVSADQNARDTFACQFSRRSGELCSREGPFPTFPQCTCVLLNGTLSAEGTSAAVKVRLGPTVFTERIKLTTCSDIRGSPTAALCRRCVETGCGWSEDGCSWATAGATNDGVCETTTTRPTNVSKPEIYSISPGAVSFYGHNRAVLLGSNLGHVTGVRIQIDEDCAPRESPVWNNTGVSLEFHIPAIRGKGTVRACAVLPDGGCHGDAAIAYTSAPSCAAVTPSSTWSSGKRTITLAGSNLDAVDGVSHGHALQEVSLPADRSFRNLTYQTPAAASTRSVFSSDIYLKVANETLACWQSIAYHPDPQFTGFTATRRGDDVRVAVQKSADRLEMTVKEVSASGVYGGEEYPCVTEAKDAGDSADFFVCKIRSAPDVNFRQLKVFYGDKTVTLRNTSHPFALMWLVVLAIPCIVVAVALIYRRQQKQLTVKMNKRMENLELDIRNDIRQGFVDMQTEKANLLEKVGPIPFLDYKDFACRIFFPEVNGSGRRTGTRTRNAKRPTLQNEALTASCTAEARGRPKESVPALSELIRDRRFLTCAVHAAEEQKSFTVKDKCAMASLLTVALHGDLSYLTETTEELLKDLMRKNSTAQAKMLLRRTESVVEKLLTNWMSICLYGFLKESVGQHLFLLASALTQQIARGPVDRVTGKALYTLSEDWLLWQAQDFTSLRLKALFAAGGGGEVSEPLEAVALTCDTVEQAKEKILRTFEAKFGFPYNRPPMSVSIELERDGAFVALEEVDASSEAVGEVTMLNTLEHYKVPDGATIKVLSRKDPSASWKDNGDTSGKYFHLIDPDVDENRGKNPERKKLKLKEVHLTKLLSTKVAVHSFVENLFGSVWGPSNRRAPLAVKYFFDFLDRQADEMKISDPDVLHIWKTNSFPLRFWVNILKNPQFVFDLDKSAHLDGCLSVTAQAFMDSFSLSDTQLGKHAPTNKLLYAKDVPKYKEEAKDYFRRIREQQPISRSDFYKFLDEESKKHQNDFNEAAALEELGRMIRRYVPQICEKLEQTGAPAQLREQLRRVQETSDGARKSRGAAADAF